The following are from one region of the Gallaecimonas xiamenensis 3-C-1 genome:
- the rsmB gene encoding 16S rRNA (cytosine(967)-C(5))-methyltransferase RsmB: protein MSAKLRAQGARVLAAVLDEGRSLNEALPAAQGALANPKDKALLQALCFGALRQYRLLDTALGQLMDKPLKGKTRILHQLLVLGLYQLFFSRIPAHAAVGETVAAAPLLGQGKLKGLVNGVLRNAERQGQALLDGAARNKAVASLHPDWLLGRLRKAYPEQWQAIIDANNTQAPLWLRANQRVQDRSAYLALLEKAGISAESEQSLTSGFKLVEAQDVTTLPGFSDGALSVQDGAAQFAAELLAPKDGERILDACAAPGGKTAHILELADAKVTALDVSEQRLERVSENLARLGFKAKVVAADASQRDWWDGVAFDRILLDAPCSATGVIRRHPDIRWLRRDQDIRELAKLQAAILDNCWAMLKPGGTLLYATCSVLPEENGAQIQAFLSRTPDATLAPVRDGESAAQPGWQLLPGDKEMDGFFYARVLKKP from the coding sequence ATGAGTGCCAAACTGCGCGCCCAGGGCGCAAGGGTACTGGCAGCGGTACTGGACGAAGGCCGGTCCCTGAACGAGGCCCTGCCCGCCGCCCAAGGCGCCCTGGCCAACCCCAAGGACAAGGCCCTGCTGCAAGCCCTGTGTTTTGGCGCCCTGCGCCAGTACCGGCTGCTGGATACCGCCCTTGGTCAGCTGATGGACAAGCCGCTGAAGGGCAAGACCCGCATCCTGCACCAGTTGCTGGTGCTGGGCCTCTACCAGCTTTTCTTCAGCCGTATTCCCGCCCATGCCGCCGTTGGCGAAACCGTGGCCGCCGCGCCGCTACTGGGCCAGGGCAAACTCAAGGGCCTGGTGAACGGCGTGCTACGTAACGCCGAGCGCCAGGGTCAGGCACTGCTGGACGGTGCCGCCCGCAACAAGGCGGTGGCCAGCCTGCACCCCGACTGGCTGCTGGGCCGGCTGCGCAAGGCCTACCCCGAACAATGGCAGGCCATTATCGACGCCAACAATACCCAGGCACCGCTCTGGCTGCGCGCCAACCAAAGGGTGCAGGACAGGAGCGCCTACCTGGCCTTGCTGGAGAAGGCAGGGATTAGCGCAGAAAGTGAGCAATCACTTACGTCCGGTTTCAAATTGGTCGAAGCCCAAGACGTGACCACCCTGCCCGGCTTTAGCGACGGCGCCCTGAGCGTGCAGGACGGCGCCGCCCAATTTGCCGCCGAGCTGCTGGCCCCCAAAGACGGGGAGCGCATCCTCGACGCCTGCGCCGCTCCCGGTGGCAAGACCGCCCATATCCTGGAGCTGGCCGACGCCAAGGTAACGGCGTTGGACGTCAGCGAGCAGCGCCTGGAGCGGGTCAGCGAAAACCTCGCCCGCCTCGGCTTCAAGGCCAAGGTGGTGGCCGCCGACGCCAGCCAGCGCGATTGGTGGGACGGGGTAGCCTTTGACCGCATCCTGCTGGACGCCCCCTGCTCCGCCACCGGCGTTATTCGCCGCCACCCGGATATCCGCTGGCTGCGCCGCGACCAGGACATCCGCGAACTGGCCAAGCTGCAAGCCGCCATCCTCGACAACTGCTGGGCCATGCTCAAGCCAGGCGGCACCCTGCTTTATGCCACCTGTTCCGTGTTGCCGGAGGAAAACGGCGCGCAGATCCAGGCCTTCCTGTCCCGCACTCCGGACGCCACCCTGGCACCGGTACGGGACGGCGAAAGCGCGGCACAACCGGGCTGGCAGCTGCTGCCCGGGGACAAAGAGATGGATGGCTTCTTCTATGCAAGGGTGCTAAAAAAGCCGTAG
- a CDS encoding TrkH family potassium uptake protein, giving the protein MFNYKPVLYIIGVFLNVLALMMLLPTALAFWDGENGTMQFFESAIITYAAALFCMTKGNRDLGRFKVRDMFLLTSMTWVFTSGFAALPLVFVEHISYTDAYFETMSGITTTGSTVLSGLDTLPRSILLWRSLLQWLGGVGFIVMGVAVLPFLGVGGMRLFRTESSEWTDKSAPRTATLARDILWVYLTLTGLCLLCYWLSGMGWFDAFNHAMTTISTGGYSTSDASMAHFGPASHWVGTLFMMAGGMPFLLLVNAVRKNQWNIWRDEQFRGYVLFLASVSLVLATWLWWHKGEPFLDALRMTSFNVVSVVTTTGYALTDYSMWGPFAVTAFLLLMFVGGCSGSTSGGIKIFRFQLAAGMLHLQLKQLIHPNAVFVQNYNRRPVSDDIIRSLVAFSFAFFLTVAFITLVLGLMGLDLVTSFTAAITSVTNVGPGLGDLIGPAGNFANLPDGAKWLLSLGMLLGRLEILTVVAVLTPAFWRQ; this is encoded by the coding sequence ATGTTCAACTACAAGCCCGTTCTCTACATCATCGGCGTCTTCCTCAACGTACTGGCATTGATGATGTTGCTGCCCACGGCCCTGGCCTTCTGGGACGGGGAGAACGGCACCATGCAGTTCTTCGAGTCGGCCATCATCACCTATGCCGCCGCCCTCTTCTGCATGACCAAGGGCAACAGGGATCTGGGCCGCTTCAAGGTGCGGGACATGTTCCTGCTCACCTCCATGACCTGGGTCTTTACCTCGGGTTTTGCCGCCCTGCCCCTGGTGTTCGTTGAGCACATCAGCTACACCGACGCCTACTTCGAGACCATGTCCGGCATCACCACCACCGGCTCCACTGTGTTGTCGGGGCTGGACACCCTGCCCCGCTCCATCCTCTTGTGGCGCTCCTTGCTGCAATGGCTGGGTGGGGTCGGCTTTATCGTCATGGGGGTAGCGGTACTGCCCTTCCTGGGGGTAGGGGGCATGCGGCTGTTCCGCACCGAGTCCTCTGAATGGACCGACAAGAGCGCGCCGCGCACCGCCACCCTGGCCCGGGACATCCTCTGGGTCTACCTGACCCTGACCGGCCTGTGTCTGCTGTGCTACTGGCTGTCGGGGATGGGCTGGTTCGACGCCTTCAACCACGCCATGACCACCATTTCCACCGGCGGCTACTCTACCTCGGACGCGTCCATGGCCCATTTCGGGCCGGCCAGCCACTGGGTAGGTACCCTCTTTATGATGGCCGGCGGCATGCCCTTTTTGCTGTTGGTAAACGCGGTGCGTAAGAACCAGTGGAATATCTGGCGGGACGAACAATTCAGGGGTTATGTGCTGTTCCTGGCGTCGGTGTCCCTGGTGCTGGCCACCTGGCTGTGGTGGCACAAGGGCGAGCCCTTCCTGGACGCCCTCAGGATGACCTCCTTCAACGTAGTGTCGGTGGTGACCACCACCGGCTATGCCCTCACCGACTACAGCATGTGGGGGCCCTTTGCGGTGACCGCCTTCCTGCTGCTGATGTTCGTGGGGGGCTGTTCGGGGTCAACCTCGGGGGGCATCAAGATCTTCCGCTTCCAGTTGGCCGCCGGCATGTTGCACCTGCAGCTCAAGCAGCTTATCCACCCCAACGCGGTGTTCGTACAGAACTACAACCGCCGCCCGGTCAGTGACGACATCATCCGCTCCCTGGTGGCGTTCAGCTTCGCCTTCTTCCTGACGGTGGCCTTTATCACATTGGTGCTGGGGCTGATGGGGTTGGACCTGGTAACGTCCTTCACCGCCGCCATCACCTCGGTAACCAACGTGGGCCCGGGCCTTGGCGATCTGATCGGGCCGGCCGGCAACTTTGCCAACCTGCCCGATGGCGCCAAATGGCTGCTTTCCTTAGGGATGTTGCTGGGCCGCCTGGAAATCCTGACGGTGGTGGCGGTACTTACACCGGCTTTCTGGCGCCAATAA
- the dprA gene encoding DNA-processing protein DprA, translating to MDRVRQQLALSLLPGIRAASWRRLALWSPAFLLSESPQQLRDAGVPQGFIKARAQLDWDRVDQILAWMAADGAGLCFLGDPDYPWLLAESPWPPVRLFYKGDKALWDRPQLAVVGTRKPTPAGRNALALLEPLLAAGLALTSGLALGIDGLAHQQALQQGAPTLAVLASGLERCYPRRHQTLFEQIAQQGLLLSEMPPGTATLPALFPQRNRIIAGLSLATLVVEASLASGSLITARLAAEAGREVLAVPGSPFNPQAQGCHQLLKEGAGLATTPDDLLFALKGWSSPGPVTKDMQQGLPEHPVLDTVGDDTTPLDLILERSNLAVDVVLSYLLELEIQGYVCRVPGGYVRQRRQSHV from the coding sequence ATGGACCGGGTCCGGCAGCAGTTGGCCTTGTCCCTGCTGCCCGGCATCCGGGCTGCAAGCTGGCGCCGGTTGGCCTTATGGTCGCCGGCGTTTTTGCTTTCTGAGTCCCCCCAACAATTGCGGGACGCCGGGGTGCCCCAGGGCTTTATCAAGGCCAGAGCGCAGCTGGATTGGGACAGGGTCGACCAGATCCTGGCCTGGATGGCGGCCGACGGCGCCGGCCTTTGCTTCCTGGGGGATCCGGATTACCCCTGGCTGCTGGCCGAAAGCCCCTGGCCACCGGTGCGGCTTTTCTACAAGGGCGACAAGGCCCTGTGGGACAGGCCCCAGTTGGCAGTGGTGGGGACCCGCAAGCCCACCCCGGCCGGGCGTAATGCCCTGGCCTTGCTAGAGCCGCTGCTGGCAGCGGGTCTGGCCCTGACCTCAGGCTTGGCCTTGGGCATAGATGGCCTGGCCCACCAGCAGGCGCTGCAACAAGGCGCCCCTACCTTGGCGGTGCTGGCCAGCGGCCTGGAACGCTGTTACCCGCGCCGCCACCAGACCCTGTTCGAACAGATCGCCCAGCAGGGGCTGCTGCTGAGCGAAATGCCCCCCGGCACCGCCACCCTGCCGGCGCTCTTTCCCCAGCGCAACCGCATCATCGCCGGGTTGTCCCTGGCCACCCTGGTGGTGGAAGCCAGCCTGGCTTCCGGGTCCCTGATCACGGCGCGGTTGGCGGCCGAGGCGGGCAGGGAGGTGCTGGCCGTGCCCGGCAGCCCCTTCAACCCCCAAGCCCAGGGCTGCCATCAGCTGTTAAAAGAGGGGGCCGGCCTGGCAACGACCCCCGACGATTTGCTGTTTGCCCTCAAGGGCTGGTCCTCCCCGGGCCCCGTCACCAAGGACATGCAGCAAGGATTGCCAGAACACCCGGTTCTGGATACTGTAGGAGACGACACAACACCGCTGGACCTGATCCTAGAAAGGTCGAACCTGGCGGTGGATGTCGTCCTCTCATATTTGCTCGAGCTGGAGATACAAGGCTATGTGTGCCGTGTCCCGGGCGGGTATGTCAGACAGAGGAGGCAGTCGCATGTTTGA
- a CDS encoding LysM peptidoglycan-binding domain-containing protein, whose translation MKKILLALAAAAVTWLALADDLKLKNDFPETYVVKKGDTLWDISAKFLQNPWLWPKLWQSNEQVDNPHLIYPGDKLSLVIIDGVPQLVRKPLVKLSPTVRVVDKGDAIPTLPTNHIRAFLTHQQIVDDELLKGAPRITGGSDLTKRMTQHMDIYARGDKIEDGRLYGVYRKGNRYLDPKSGEELGIEAVLVSVVKAMDVQQAQIGQGEDAKSLDLASLKVVQTEREITQGDYLLPLDDHNLPVFFQPHAPGALVEARIIDSYRKTRALGKYDVVILDKGARDGLEPGLVLEARREGATVILKDDAQYKEDASVFDRWFSSEEATVVQPSEGIGQMMVFRTFDKLSLALILKAEKPIREMDMATNPE comes from the coding sequence ATGAAAAAAATCCTGCTTGCACTGGCTGCGGCGGCCGTCACCTGGCTCGCTCTGGCCGACGATCTAAAACTCAAAAACGACTTCCCCGAGACCTACGTGGTCAAGAAGGGAGACACCCTCTGGGACATCTCCGCCAAGTTCCTGCAAAACCCCTGGCTCTGGCCCAAGCTCTGGCAGTCCAACGAACAAGTCGATAACCCTCACCTTATCTACCCCGGCGACAAACTCAGCCTGGTGATCATCGACGGCGTGCCGCAGCTGGTGCGCAAACCCCTGGTCAAGTTGTCGCCCACTGTGCGGGTGGTGGACAAAGGCGATGCCATTCCCACCCTGCCCACCAACCATATTCGTGCCTTCCTGACCCACCAGCAGATCGTGGACGACGAGCTGCTTAAAGGCGCACCCCGTATCACCGGCGGTTCCGACCTTACCAAGCGCATGACCCAGCATATGGACATCTATGCCAGGGGCGACAAGATAGAAGATGGGCGCCTGTACGGGGTCTACCGTAAGGGCAACCGCTATCTGGATCCCAAGTCAGGGGAAGAGCTGGGCATAGAAGCCGTGCTGGTATCCGTGGTTAAGGCCATGGACGTGCAACAGGCCCAGATCGGCCAAGGGGAAGACGCCAAGAGCCTGGATCTGGCGTCACTGAAAGTGGTGCAGACCGAGCGTGAAATCACCCAGGGGGACTACCTGTTGCCCCTGGACGACCACAATCTGCCGGTGTTCTTCCAACCCCACGCCCCAGGCGCCTTGGTGGAAGCTCGTATCATCGATTCTTACCGCAAGACCCGGGCCCTGGGTAAATACGACGTGGTGATCCTCGACAAGGGTGCCCGCGACGGCTTGGAGCCAGGCCTGGTGCTGGAGGCCCGCCGTGAGGGGGCCACCGTTATCCTCAAGGATGATGCCCAGTACAAAGAGGACGCTTCTGTCTTCGACCGCTGGTTCTCCTCCGAGGAAGCCACAGTGGTGCAGCCCTCCGAGGGCATAGGTCAGATGATGGTGTTCCGCACCTTCGACAAGCTCAGCCTGGCCCTGATCCTCAAGGCCGAGAAGCCTATCCGCGAAATGGATATGGCTACCAATCCGGAGTAA
- the hemG gene encoding menaquinone-dependent protoporphyrinogen IX dehydrogenase, giving the protein MTTQTILLAYSSVDGQTRAIMQAISEVLHEAGHQVRFCDIERNGEPEWEGIDLVVVGGAVRYGDHRPCLYEFVKAQAVELTARPNAFFSVNLTARKTGKDSPAGSRYMQKFLEKSPWHPQRLAVFAGALKWDKYRFFDKLMIRFIMWLTDGPTNTRTNVDFTDWAEVRAFARRLIGARKPV; this is encoded by the coding sequence GGCCTACTCCTCAGTGGACGGCCAGACCCGCGCCATCATGCAGGCCATCTCTGAGGTGCTGCACGAGGCCGGACACCAGGTGCGTTTTTGCGACATCGAGCGCAACGGCGAGCCGGAATGGGAAGGGATAGATCTGGTGGTGGTGGGGGGCGCCGTGCGTTACGGGGACCACAGGCCTTGTCTCTATGAGTTCGTCAAAGCCCAGGCGGTGGAACTGACCGCCAGGCCTAACGCCTTTTTCTCGGTCAACCTCACCGCCCGCAAAACCGGTAAGGACAGCCCGGCCGGTTCCCGCTATATGCAGAAGTTCCTGGAAAAAAGCCCCTGGCACCCCCAGCGCCTGGCGGTGTTTGCCGGGGCGCTGAAATGGGACAAGTACCGCTTTTTTGACAAGCTGATGATCCGCTTCATCATGTGGCTGACCGACGGCCCCACCAATACCCGCACCAATGTGGACTTCACCGATTGGGCCGAGGTCAGGGCCTTTGCCCGCCGCCTTATTGGCGCCAGAAAGCCGGTGTAA
- the trkA gene encoding Trk system potassium transporter TrkA, which produces MKIIILGAGQVGGTLVENLVGEQNDITLVDQSLDRLRELQDRFDIQVIHGNAAHPDTLKRAGAEDADMLIAVSNSDETNMVACQVAYTLFHTPTKIARIRADQYLKYRDSLFGDNAIPVDHIISPESLVTNYIRRLVDYPGALQVLDFADGKVGLVAVKAYYGGPLVGNALSTLREHMPNVDTRVAAIFRQGRAIKPQGTTVIEADDEVFFIAAAGHIRAVMSELQRLEQPYRKVMIAGGGNIGAGLAKQLEKKYAVKLIERSAARAAYLSERLSNTIVFTGDASDQELLKEEHIDQTDVFIAVTNDDEVNIMSAMLAKQLGAHKVMVLIQRGAYVDLVQGGTIDIAISPQTATISALLTHIRRADIVNVYSLRRGAAEAIEAVAHGDPGTSHVVGRAVADIKLPPGASIGAIVRGDEVLIAHDRTVIESGDHVVLFLVNKQHIAAVEKLFQPSALFF; this is translated from the coding sequence ATGAAAATTATCATTCTGGGTGCCGGCCAAGTCGGTGGCACCCTGGTTGAAAACCTGGTGGGTGAGCAGAACGACATCACCTTGGTGGACCAGAGCCTGGACCGCCTGCGCGAACTGCAAGACCGTTTCGATATCCAGGTGATCCACGGCAACGCCGCCCACCCGGACACCCTTAAACGTGCCGGCGCCGAAGACGCCGACATGCTGATCGCCGTATCCAACAGCGACGAAACCAACATGGTGGCCTGCCAGGTCGCCTATACCCTGTTCCATACCCCCACCAAGATCGCCCGTATCCGCGCCGACCAGTACCTCAAGTACCGGGACAGCCTGTTCGGGGACAACGCCATACCGGTGGACCACATCATTTCCCCCGAGTCCCTGGTCACCAATTACATCCGCCGTCTGGTGGACTACCCCGGTGCCCTGCAGGTGCTGGACTTTGCCGACGGCAAGGTGGGGCTGGTGGCGGTCAAGGCCTATTACGGCGGGCCTTTGGTGGGCAACGCCCTGTCCACTCTGCGCGAACACATGCCCAACGTGGACACCCGGGTGGCCGCCATCTTCCGCCAGGGCCGGGCCATCAAGCCCCAGGGCACCACCGTTATCGAGGCGGACGACGAAGTGTTCTTTATTGCCGCCGCCGGCCATATCCGGGCGGTAATGAGCGAGTTGCAGCGCCTGGAACAACCCTATCGCAAGGTGATGATCGCCGGTGGCGGTAACATCGGCGCTGGCCTTGCCAAGCAGCTGGAGAAGAAGTACGCCGTCAAGCTGATTGAGCGTAGCGCCGCCCGGGCCGCCTACCTGTCCGAACGCCTGAGCAACACCATCGTCTTTACCGGCGATGCCTCCGACCAGGAGCTGCTCAAGGAAGAACACATAGACCAGACCGATGTCTTTATCGCCGTCACCAACGACGACGAGGTGAACATCATGTCCGCCATGCTGGCCAAGCAGCTGGGGGCCCACAAGGTGATGGTGCTCATTCAGCGCGGCGCCTATGTGGACCTGGTGCAGGGCGGCACCATCGACATCGCCATTTCCCCCCAGACCGCCACCATCTCGGCGCTGCTGACCCATATCCGCCGTGCCGACATCGTCAACGTCTACAGCCTGCGCCGGGGCGCGGCCGAAGCCATAGAGGCAGTAGCCCACGGCGATCCGGGCACCTCCCACGTTGTGGGCCGGGCGGTGGCCGATATCAAGCTGCCCCCAGGGGCCAGCATCGGCGCCATAGTGCGAGGTGATGAAGTGCTGATCGCCCACGACAGGACCGTCATCGAAAGCGGTGACCACGTGGTGCTGTTCCTGGTGAACAAGCAGCATATCGCCGCCGTCGAAAAACTCTTCCAACCCAGCGCTCTGTTCTTCTAG
- the def gene encoding peptide deformylase: MAVLNVLHYPDERLRTVAKPVAEVNDAIRQLVSDMFDTMYDENGIGLAATQVDVHLQVVVMDISEERNERRVFINPEIIEKDGKAMGDEGCLSVPGSYAEVERAEHIKVKALDEQGQEFILEAEGLLAVCVQHELDHLKGKLFIDYLSPLKRERIRKKLEKEARQNARQTATI, from the coding sequence ATGGCAGTTCTAAACGTTTTGCACTACCCAGATGAGCGCCTTCGCACTGTGGCCAAACCGGTCGCAGAGGTCAACGACGCCATCCGCCAACTGGTCAGCGACATGTTCGACACCATGTATGACGAAAACGGGATCGGCCTGGCCGCCACCCAGGTAGATGTCCACCTGCAGGTGGTGGTGATGGACATCTCCGAAGAGCGAAACGAGCGCCGTGTCTTCATCAATCCCGAGATCATCGAGAAAGACGGCAAGGCCATGGGCGACGAAGGCTGCCTGTCCGTGCCCGGCTCCTACGCCGAAGTGGAAAGGGCCGAACACATCAAGGTCAAAGCCCTGGACGAGCAAGGCCAGGAATTCATCCTGGAGGCCGAAGGCCTGCTGGCCGTTTGTGTCCAGCACGAACTGGACCACCTCAAAGGCAAACTCTTTATCGACTACCTCTCCCCCCTCAAGCGTGAGCGCATCCGCAAGAAGCTGGAGAAGGAAGCCCGCCAGAACGCCCGTCAAACCGCTACCATCTGA
- the fmt gene encoding methionyl-tRNA formyltransferase: MSKLRIVFAGTPDFAARHLASLLSSKHEVVAVFTQPDRPAGRGKKLTPSPVKVLAEQHQVPVHQPQSLKKPEAQAELAQYQADVMVVVAYGLILPQAVLDLPRLGCLNVHGSLLPRWRGAAPIQRAIWAGDKDTGVTIMQMDKGLDAGAMLSKASLAIGQDDTSASLYEKLAELGPKALLDTLDQLESLSAEVQDDSQANYAEKLSKEEAQIDWQQDAAFIERCVRAFNPWPVSHFTYQDQSIKVWQAEVVAGPNNQPPGTVLAAGKQGLDVATAQGILRITQLQLPNKKAMTVADVLNARQDWFSPGTLLS, encoded by the coding sequence TTGAGTAAATTGCGTATTGTCTTCGCGGGCACGCCGGATTTCGCGGCCCGCCATTTGGCGTCTTTGCTTTCCAGCAAGCATGAAGTGGTGGCGGTGTTCACCCAGCCAGACCGCCCCGCTGGCCGTGGCAAGAAACTGACCCCAAGCCCGGTAAAGGTGCTGGCCGAGCAGCATCAGGTCCCCGTCCACCAACCCCAGAGCCTTAAAAAGCCGGAAGCCCAGGCCGAACTGGCCCAGTACCAGGCCGATGTGATGGTGGTGGTGGCCTACGGCCTCATTCTGCCCCAGGCGGTACTGGACCTGCCGCGCCTTGGCTGCCTTAACGTGCACGGCTCCCTGCTGCCCCGCTGGCGCGGCGCCGCCCCCATTCAAAGGGCGATCTGGGCCGGCGACAAGGACACCGGCGTGACCATAATGCAGATGGACAAGGGCCTGGATGCCGGCGCCATGCTCAGCAAGGCCAGCCTGGCCATAGGCCAGGACGACACCTCTGCCAGCCTCTATGAAAAGCTTGCCGAGCTGGGCCCCAAAGCCCTGCTGGACACCCTGGACCAGTTGGAATCCCTCAGCGCCGAGGTCCAGGATGACAGCCAGGCCAACTACGCCGAAAAGCTCAGCAAAGAAGAAGCGCAAATCGACTGGCAGCAAGACGCCGCCTTTATCGAGCGCTGCGTAAGGGCCTTCAACCCCTGGCCGGTGAGTCATTTCACTTACCAGGACCAAAGCATCAAGGTCTGGCAGGCCGAAGTTGTGGCCGGCCCCAACAACCAGCCCCCCGGCACCGTGCTGGCCGCAGGCAAGCAGGGGCTGGATGTAGCCACGGCTCAGGGCATCCTTCGCATTACCCAACTGCAGCTGCCCAACAAGAAAGCCATGACAGTGGCCGATGTGCTGAACGCCCGCCAGGACTGGTTTAGCCCGGGGACCTTGCTGTCATGA